In the genome of Salvia hispanica cultivar TCC Black 2014 unplaced genomic scaffold, UniMelb_Shisp_WGS_1.0 HiC_scaffold_1146, whole genome shotgun sequence, the window TGTGGGCTCTCTACCTCAAACATATTTCAAGAATTTCAAAGCAATGACAGAGGCAATAGAATTAGATTATGACAGCTTTCTAGCAAATCTGGAGATGAGGCTTACATTGAAAGGTCAGGATCAGTTATTGAATAGACTATTGGAAACCTTTACAACAATAGATTTATCATCCAATAGATTCTATGGGAGTATTCCACCTTCCATAGGAAAACTCAAGATTCTCAAATACTTGAACATGTCCCACAATAGCCTCACAGGACATATACCTTCATCCCTTGAAAACATGAGTGAACTCGAGTCGTTAGACTTGTCAACAAACAAATTGGATGGAGAAATTCCAAGTGAATTGACAGGGTTgacatttctttcaaaattgaaCATTTCAATGAACAATCTTGTTGGGAAAATACCACGATCTAATCAGTTCTCCACATTTGAGAATGATTCATACATGGGAAACTTGGGATTGTGTGGACTTCCGTTGACAAGAAAATGCAAAGAGGATGATGGGAAATTGATGCAGCCTgcagaggaagaagatgatgaatatGAGTTCATAGATGGATTTGGTTGGCGAAGTGTTGTAATGGGATATGGAAGTGGATTCATAGTTGGGATTGGAATTGGTTACATGATTATTAGAAGTGGAAGGCCAAGATGGTTTgtggaattttttttggcgttggatataaatataagacgAAGAAGAGACACAACAGAGCTACACCAACATGCAGGGGAACATGCAGGGGAACTTGATTGAAGACCAAAGAGATAATTGTGTGCTTTTCTTGTGTTTAATTTGGAAATCTCGCTTGAGTTGTGTcgattttctaaaatctaaCTTTTTCTTCTGTTTTGTGTGTTTACTATTCCCTTTTACATTTCtaaatttatgcaaatatCATGATATTCCGTTAGATCGAGTCGTGGAGCAAATGATATGGCCTTATGTTTAGAATACAAACTTGGGctcatttatattttccatGACC includes:
- the LOC125197989 gene encoding receptor-like protein 9DC3, coding for MRIFHLNANHLRGLIPSAFPKDCRLISINLGTNKLEGRLPRSLINCKYLEGLDIGNNRIQDEFPFWMEGLPELRVLALRSNKFGGNMSRPSSTKIPFPMLQVLDVSYNEFVGSLPQTYFKNFKAMTEAIELDYDSFLANLEMRLTLKGQDQLLNRLLETFTTIDLSSNRFYGSIPPSIGKLKILKYLNMSHNSLTGHIPSSLENMSELESLDLSTNKLDGEIPSELTGLTFLSKLNISMNNLVGKIPRSNQFSTFENDSYMGNLGLCGLPLTRKCKEDDGKLMQPAEEEDDEYEFIDGFGWRSVVMGYGSGFIVGIGIGYMIIRSGRPRWFVEFFLALDINIRRRRDTTELHQHAGEHAGELD